Proteins encoded by one window of Chondromyces crocatus:
- a CDS encoding efflux RND transporter periplasmic adaptor subunit — protein MSGLLLALAGCGLVIAGCGQGTATATPAAEGKGAEAAAPAAGGEGLSRASAPTPWVKARAAGEQALLEAPAVVLAPPEAAGAVSAPFAARVMRIHVQPGQEIAQGAPVIDVLMPELIGASGAYAAAGTRLAAYRRRKAQLDGLRADGLAKLSEIGEVEAQIADAEASQQIAAATLRSAGMGPGSAGQVLASGGKVTLRSPVSGVVTELRATLGEMRDPSGEPLARVVGAGAARVEARVATRPPEGARYDLVIGAASPVPLKKVAQAPAVDARDGTLKIWLEADVALNAPHGALGKVRVRVASESGAVVVPAAALALQDGHAIVVARKTGQPLPVTVLTTAGADALIQGELTEGDEVAAEAARALAQDGEGVP, from the coding sequence GTGAGCGGGCTCCTTCTGGCGCTTGCGGGGTGCGGGCTGGTGATCGCCGGGTGCGGGCAAGGCACGGCGACGGCGACCCCTGCGGCCGAGGGGAAGGGCGCCGAGGCCGCGGCTCCGGCCGCAGGGGGTGAAGGGCTCTCACGGGCGAGTGCGCCGACGCCATGGGTGAAGGCGCGGGCCGCTGGAGAGCAAGCGCTGCTCGAAGCCCCCGCCGTGGTGCTGGCTCCCCCCGAGGCAGCAGGTGCGGTGTCGGCGCCGTTCGCCGCGCGGGTGATGCGCATCCACGTGCAGCCGGGGCAGGAGATCGCGCAAGGGGCGCCTGTGATCGACGTGCTGATGCCGGAGCTGATCGGCGCGTCGGGCGCGTATGCAGCGGCAGGGACGCGGCTTGCAGCCTACCGGCGCCGGAAGGCGCAGCTCGATGGGCTGCGCGCGGACGGGCTGGCGAAGCTGTCGGAGATCGGCGAGGTGGAAGCACAGATCGCCGACGCGGAGGCCAGCCAGCAGATCGCGGCGGCGACCTTGCGGAGCGCGGGCATGGGGCCGGGGTCGGCAGGGCAGGTGCTGGCGTCGGGAGGGAAGGTGACGCTGCGCAGCCCGGTGTCCGGGGTGGTGACCGAGCTGCGCGCCACCCTCGGAGAGATGCGAGACCCTTCCGGCGAGCCCCTCGCGCGGGTGGTGGGCGCTGGCGCGGCGCGGGTGGAAGCGCGGGTCGCGACGAGGCCGCCCGAGGGCGCGCGCTACGACCTGGTGATCGGGGCGGCATCGCCGGTCCCGCTGAAGAAGGTGGCGCAGGCACCGGCCGTCGACGCGCGGGACGGGACGCTCAAGATCTGGCTGGAAGCAGACGTCGCGCTGAACGCGCCGCACGGGGCGCTCGGCAAGGTGCGCGTGCGGGTGGCCTCGGAGAGTGGCGCGGTGGTGGTGCCCGCCGCGGCGCTGGCGCTCCAGGACGGGCACGCGATCGTGGTGGCGCGCAAGACGGGCCAGCCGCTGCCCGTCACCGTGCTGACGACGGCGGGCGCCGACGCTTTGATCCAGGGAGAGCTGACGGAGGGCGACGAGGTGGCTGCAGAGGCTGCGCGGGCCCTCGCGCAGGACGGGGAGGGCGTGCCTTGA
- a CDS encoding TolC family protein: MAPWIAAPLTWVAVALAGAVPSTQPVSFDQAIGFAAEAPDVQGAQRAVGAQRALAGSISSLDANPQILLQPGMRVAPWENRGFELQASLMQSWNLAGLSGARRDAARAEGRALEAQARAKALSQRLSAARAWIDLWGAQALLEVGRREVTTAGELLKLVERAAAAEASTRADVADARAYLAEARLSVIAAEGEVVERGLLLGREMAAGGGEGLLAAGDLPAPTLPAPGSWVGLIQRAGRLHTVEARALEARAEKARLVEARAARGTQLSLGVQVQRDQPGGLVLFGLAGVTLPAFDRGERERSAVAARVATAEGEAARAVLDARAEMRMALHEVEHTGDVLAAIRDDLLPAVEDGVAARDKLYRAENATLPELLLVKRQALATRGRLIRAQAQASWARVKAWLLVAALEESAEAAQRRGAPGAAR; the protein is encoded by the coding sequence ATGGCTCCCTGGATCGCCGCTCCTCTCACCTGGGTCGCGGTCGCGCTCGCGGGTGCGGTCCCCTCGACGCAGCCGGTGTCGTTCGACCAGGCGATCGGCTTCGCCGCGGAAGCGCCGGACGTGCAAGGGGCGCAGCGGGCAGTGGGAGCGCAGCGTGCGCTGGCAGGCTCCATCTCGTCGCTGGACGCGAACCCTCAGATCTTGCTGCAGCCCGGGATGCGCGTGGCGCCCTGGGAAAACCGTGGGTTCGAGCTGCAAGCGAGCTTGATGCAGTCGTGGAATCTGGCGGGACTTTCCGGGGCGCGGCGAGACGCGGCGCGGGCGGAGGGACGGGCGCTCGAAGCGCAGGCGCGGGCAAAGGCGCTGTCCCAGCGGCTCTCGGCGGCGCGAGCGTGGATCGACCTGTGGGGGGCGCAGGCGCTCCTGGAGGTCGGGCGCCGTGAGGTGACCACGGCGGGAGAGCTACTGAAGCTCGTGGAGCGTGCCGCGGCCGCCGAGGCGTCGACGCGGGCGGACGTCGCCGACGCGCGCGCGTACCTGGCCGAAGCGCGGCTCTCGGTGATCGCAGCAGAGGGGGAGGTGGTGGAGCGGGGGCTGCTGCTCGGGCGCGAGATGGCGGCGGGAGGCGGCGAAGGGCTCCTGGCCGCGGGGGACCTTCCAGCGCCGACACTGCCGGCGCCCGGGAGCTGGGTGGGGTTGATCCAGCGCGCCGGGAGGCTCCACACGGTGGAGGCGCGCGCGCTCGAAGCGCGGGCGGAGAAGGCGCGGCTGGTGGAGGCGCGCGCCGCCCGCGGGACACAGCTCTCCCTGGGGGTGCAGGTGCAGCGGGATCAGCCAGGGGGGCTGGTGCTTTTCGGGCTGGCGGGGGTGACCCTGCCGGCGTTCGATCGCGGCGAACGGGAACGGAGCGCCGTCGCGGCGCGGGTCGCCACGGCCGAGGGGGAGGCGGCGCGAGCGGTGCTGGACGCGCGGGCGGAGATGCGGATGGCGCTGCACGAGGTGGAGCACACCGGGGATGTGCTCGCTGCCATCCGGGACGACCTGCTGCCCGCCGTGGAGGATGGCGTGGCGGCGAGGGACAAGCTGTACCGGGCGGAGAACGCGACGCTGCCCGAGCTGCTCCTGGTGAAGCGACAGGCGCTGGCGACACGCGGTCGGCTGATCCGGGCGCAGGCGCAGGCGTCGTGGGCGCGGGTGAAGGCGTGGCTGTTGGTGGCGGCGCTGGAAGAGAGCGCGGAGGCCGCGCAGCGGCGTGGCGCGCCGGGAGCTGCACGATGA
- the serA gene encoding phosphoglycerate dehydrogenase, translated as MSTDENPSAAPQSLPVQEPAKVLLLEGIHKSALKRFTDEGFQVETRSGGLGEDDLIKALAGVHLLGIRSKTRVTARVLENAPSLRAVGCFCIGTNQVDLVAANHSGVPVFNAPFSNTRSVAELMIAEIILLARQIGDRSREVHCGMWKKTATHCHEVRGKTLGVVGYGHIGQQLGVIAEALGMRVLYYDIMAKLPMGNNRALPTLNGLLEQADFVSLHVPETPETRNLINADAIAHMKKGACLLNASRGTVVDIHALAEALKSEHVGGAAIDVYPEEPEANGAAFETELQNLPNVILTPHIGGSTEEAQEAIGHEVSHSLAHFETSGATTGAVNFPRVDLPPRRGTHRLLNVHRNVPGVLRDVNQIVSDLDANINSQVLATDNNIGYLIIDMEKNVSMEVSRRIAALKTNIRTRVLY; from the coding sequence ATGAGCACCGACGAGAATCCGAGCGCCGCCCCGCAATCCCTTCCCGTCCAGGAGCCCGCCAAGGTGCTTCTTCTGGAAGGCATCCACAAGAGCGCCCTCAAGCGCTTCACCGACGAAGGTTTCCAGGTGGAAACCCGCAGCGGCGGGCTCGGCGAGGACGACCTCATCAAGGCCCTCGCCGGCGTCCACCTGCTCGGCATCCGCAGCAAGACCCGCGTCACCGCCCGCGTCCTCGAGAACGCGCCGAGCCTCCGCGCCGTCGGCTGCTTCTGCATCGGCACGAACCAGGTCGATCTCGTCGCCGCCAACCACAGCGGCGTCCCCGTCTTCAACGCCCCCTTCAGCAACACCCGCAGCGTCGCCGAGCTGATGATCGCCGAGATCATCCTCCTCGCCCGCCAGATCGGCGACCGCTCGCGCGAGGTCCACTGCGGCATGTGGAAGAAGACCGCGACCCACTGCCACGAGGTCCGCGGCAAGACCCTGGGCGTCGTGGGGTATGGCCACATCGGGCAGCAGCTCGGCGTCATCGCCGAGGCCCTGGGAATGCGCGTCCTCTACTACGACATCATGGCCAAGCTCCCCATGGGCAACAACCGCGCCCTCCCCACCCTGAACGGGCTCCTGGAGCAGGCCGACTTCGTCTCACTGCACGTCCCCGAGACCCCCGAGACGCGCAACCTGATCAACGCCGACGCCATCGCCCACATGAAGAAGGGCGCCTGCCTCCTCAACGCCAGCCGAGGCACCGTGGTCGACATCCACGCCCTCGCCGAGGCACTGAAATCCGAACACGTCGGCGGCGCCGCCATCGACGTCTACCCCGAGGAGCCCGAGGCCAACGGCGCCGCGTTCGAGACCGAGCTGCAGAACCTGCCCAACGTCATCCTCACCCCGCACATCGGCGGCTCCACCGAGGAAGCGCAGGAAGCCATCGGCCACGAGGTCTCCCACAGCCTGGCGCACTTCGAGACCAGTGGCGCCACCACCGGCGCCGTCAACTTCCCGCGCGTCGACCTGCCCCCGCGCCGCGGTACGCACCGCCTGCTCAACGTGCACCGCAACGTCCCCGGCGTGCTCCGCGACGTGAACCAGATCGTCTCGGACCTCGACGCCAACATCAACAGCCAGGTCCTCGCGACCGACAACAACATCGGCTACCTGATCATCGACATGGAGAAGAACGTCTCCATGGAGGTCAGCCGCCGCATCGCCGCGCTGAAGACCAACATCCGCACCCGGGTGCTCTACTAG
- a CDS encoding FAD-binding oxidoreductase, producing the protein MAALPEAFLSAIQADFPPDFLSLDPGDLATYGRDWTKVHAPHPGAIALPRTTDEVSRLLRLCSAHGVPVVPSGGRTGLAGGAVAAHGELVVSLDRMRHLGPVDLLGGTVRVQAGAVTEAVHQHCATHGLTWPVDFASKGSSQVGGNIATNAGGVKVIRYGLTRQWVLGLQVVLASGEVLELGGALEKNNTGLDLRQLFIGSEGTLGIITEATLKLTRLPGHLDVLLFAVPDLAGVLSLFREARMGGAIAPGAGLEPGRGPFTITAYEFFTERCLDRVRRHRNVRNPLSAPSDYYVLLEVENAHRDALEAWVASLFERELVTDGTLAQHSSQAAELWTLREGISESLSATGLPHKNDVALPIAELSGFCAALDDLFARRYPGWEICLFGHIGDGNLHINVMKPDDLTREQFLQRTHEADHDIFALVKAHHGSISAEHGIGLLKKDYLTYTRGPGELTLMRTLKRALDPQNLLNPGKILDP; encoded by the coding sequence ATGGCGGCCCTCCCCGAAGCCTTTCTCTCCGCGATCCAGGCGGATTTCCCTCCCGACTTCCTCTCCCTCGACCCCGGGGATCTCGCCACCTACGGACGCGACTGGACCAAGGTCCACGCCCCTCACCCGGGCGCCATCGCCCTCCCCCGCACCACCGACGAGGTCTCGCGCCTCCTGCGCCTGTGCAGCGCGCATGGCGTCCCCGTCGTCCCCTCGGGCGGGCGCACGGGCCTCGCTGGCGGCGCCGTCGCAGCCCATGGCGAGCTGGTCGTCTCCCTCGACCGCATGCGCCACCTCGGCCCCGTGGACCTCCTCGGCGGCACCGTCCGCGTCCAGGCCGGCGCCGTCACGGAGGCCGTCCACCAGCACTGCGCCACGCACGGCCTCACCTGGCCCGTCGACTTCGCCTCCAAGGGCTCCAGCCAGGTCGGCGGCAACATCGCCACGAACGCCGGCGGCGTGAAGGTCATCCGCTACGGCCTCACCCGCCAGTGGGTCCTCGGCCTCCAGGTCGTCCTCGCCAGCGGCGAGGTCCTCGAACTCGGTGGCGCCCTCGAGAAGAACAACACCGGCCTCGACCTCCGCCAGCTCTTCATCGGCAGCGAAGGCACCCTCGGCATCATCACCGAGGCCACGCTCAAGCTCACCCGCCTCCCCGGCCACCTCGACGTCCTCCTCTTCGCCGTCCCTGACCTCGCCGGCGTCCTCTCCCTCTTCCGTGAAGCCCGCATGGGCGGGGCCATCGCCCCGGGTGCCGGCCTCGAACCGGGCCGCGGGCCGTTCACCATCACCGCCTACGAGTTCTTCACCGAGCGCTGCCTCGATCGCGTGAGGCGCCACCGCAACGTCCGCAACCCCCTCTCCGCGCCCTCGGACTACTATGTCCTCCTCGAGGTCGAGAACGCCCACCGCGACGCCCTCGAAGCGTGGGTCGCCTCCCTCTTCGAGCGCGAGCTGGTCACCGACGGCACCCTCGCCCAGCACTCCTCGCAGGCCGCCGAGCTATGGACCTTGCGCGAAGGCATCAGCGAGAGCCTCTCGGCCACTGGCCTCCCCCACAAGAACGACGTCGCTCTCCCCATCGCCGAGCTCTCCGGCTTCTGCGCCGCCCTCGACGACCTCTTCGCGCGCCGCTACCCCGGCTGGGAGATCTGCCTCTTCGGCCACATCGGCGATGGCAACCTCCACATCAACGTGATGAAGCCCGACGACCTGACCCGCGAGCAGTTCCTCCAGCGCACCCACGAGGCCGATCACGACATCTTCGCGCTGGTGAAGGCCCACCACGGCAGCATCTCCGCCGAGCACGGCATCGGCCTGCTCAAGAAGGACTACCTCACTTACACCCGAGGCCCCGGCGAGCTGACGCTCATGCGCACCCTCAAGCGCGCACTCGACCCGCAGAACCTCCTCAACCCTGGCAAGATCCTCGATCCCTGA
- a CDS encoding pyridoxine 5'-phosphate synthase, which yields MKLSVNVNKLALIRNSRGGNAPDVLDFARRIVGWGAHGITVHPRADQRHITPDDARAVAAQITTVETNFEGDLREEFLDLVMTCRPTQCTLVPVTPGEITSHRGWDVGRWGFLLEPVLRKLKEIGVRSSLFVEADPKVMPQAAAIGADRVEIYTGPYAQAFDAGDYRVELDRIVATVKAAQAVGVGVNAGHDLTVENLGPLVQEAPEILEVSIGHHLTVHALEVGMERSVKDYLQAVAPAKKP from the coding sequence ATGAAGCTCAGCGTCAACGTCAACAAGCTCGCCCTCATCCGCAACTCCCGGGGAGGCAACGCCCCCGATGTGCTCGATTTCGCTCGGCGCATCGTGGGGTGGGGTGCGCACGGCATCACCGTGCATCCGCGCGCCGATCAGCGCCACATCACGCCCGACGATGCGCGGGCGGTGGCGGCGCAGATCACGACGGTGGAGACGAACTTCGAGGGCGATCTGCGGGAAGAGTTCCTCGACCTCGTGATGACCTGCAGGCCGACGCAGTGCACGCTGGTGCCGGTGACGCCCGGAGAGATCACGTCACACCGCGGATGGGACGTGGGGCGCTGGGGTTTCCTGCTGGAGCCCGTGCTGCGGAAGCTGAAGGAGATCGGGGTGCGTTCGAGCCTGTTCGTGGAGGCCGATCCGAAGGTGATGCCTCAGGCCGCGGCCATCGGCGCAGACCGGGTGGAGATCTACACGGGGCCGTACGCGCAGGCGTTCGACGCGGGGGACTACCGCGTCGAGCTGGACCGGATCGTGGCGACGGTGAAGGCAGCGCAAGCGGTCGGTGTGGGGGTGAACGCGGGGCACGATCTGACGGTGGAGAACCTGGGACCGCTGGTGCAGGAGGCGCCCGAGATCCTGGAGGTGTCGATCGGACACCACCTGACGGTGCACGCGCTGGAGGTGGGGATGGAGCGGTCGGTGAAGGACTACTTGCAGGCGGTCGCTCCTGCGAAGAAGCCCTGA
- a CDS encoding bifunctional metallophosphatase/5'-nucleotidase: MTLTPPRPAFSLRSRCLGLSSLGVFLAAALLAQPGCGGDDDGAAATTSTTTSTTTSASGDGGHGQGGLGGVNQGGEGGQGGHGGVGGSGGIGGDGGQGGQGGAGGSVQVQILAFNDLHGHMEPPAGSNGRITRPDGTNVNAGGVAFLATHLDALRAQNPNTVVVSAGDLIGGSPLLSALFHDEPTIEAMNLVGLDFNGVGNHEFDKGALELMRMQAGGCHPVHGCADGTPFAGATFQFLSANVFTDVPMSETLFPPYAIRDFEGVKVAFIGMTLEDTPSIVSPLGIEGLTFTNEAATVNALVPVLQAQGVETIVVLLHEGGQPTGSFNNCPGISGPIVQIAEAMSPAVDVIVSGHTHHAYNCIIGGKIVTSAASFGRLITDIDLTIDRATGDVIAAHAENVIVTRDQADVVLDDFVSGYQELVTPVASRQVGMITANLTRNADSAGQTTMGFVVADAMLAVTQDPMAGGAQVAFMNPGGVRANLSFAAAPGEQTNGIVTFGELFLVQPFGNNLVVVTLTGAQLKDLLEQQFIHENGSLALNILHPSQGFSYTYSIGAPEGTHVNAASMQLDGVPIVPAQPYRVVVNSYNGSGGDGLTVLTLGTDRVGGVLDIDAVEAYFASHSPVSPPALNRVTRVP; encoded by the coding sequence ATGACCCTGACGCCTCCTCGCCCCGCTTTCTCTCTCCGTTCTCGTTGCCTCGGTCTCTCTTCCCTGGGCGTTTTCCTGGCTGCTGCGCTGCTTGCACAGCCTGGATGCGGCGGAGACGACGACGGGGCCGCGGCGACGACGAGCACCACGACGAGCACCACGACCAGCGCGAGCGGTGACGGGGGGCATGGGCAAGGTGGGCTCGGAGGGGTCAACCAGGGCGGCGAAGGGGGTCAAGGGGGACACGGCGGCGTCGGCGGCAGCGGTGGGATCGGCGGAGACGGTGGACAGGGGGGGCAGGGCGGCGCCGGTGGAAGCGTCCAGGTCCAGATCCTCGCGTTCAACGATCTGCACGGTCACATGGAACCCCCCGCGGGCAGCAACGGCAGGATCACCCGACCCGACGGGACCAACGTCAACGCGGGCGGCGTGGCCTTCCTCGCGACGCACCTCGACGCGCTCCGGGCCCAGAACCCGAACACCGTGGTGGTGTCCGCTGGCGATCTGATCGGCGGTTCGCCACTCCTCTCGGCACTCTTCCATGACGAGCCGACGATCGAGGCGATGAACCTGGTCGGCCTGGATTTCAACGGTGTCGGCAACCACGAGTTCGACAAGGGCGCCCTGGAGCTCATGCGCATGCAGGCGGGGGGCTGCCATCCCGTCCATGGCTGCGCCGACGGGACGCCCTTCGCAGGCGCGACCTTCCAGTTCCTCTCGGCGAACGTCTTCACCGACGTGCCCATGAGCGAGACCTTGTTCCCGCCGTATGCCATCCGCGACTTCGAGGGGGTCAAGGTGGCCTTCATCGGGATGACCCTCGAGGACACCCCGAGCATCGTCTCGCCGCTCGGCATCGAGGGGCTCACCTTCACGAACGAGGCCGCGACGGTGAATGCACTGGTGCCCGTACTGCAAGCCCAGGGCGTCGAGACGATCGTGGTTCTCCTCCACGAGGGCGGTCAGCCCACCGGTTCGTTCAACAACTGCCCTGGCATCTCCGGCCCCATCGTGCAGATCGCCGAGGCGATGTCTCCGGCGGTGGACGTCATCGTCTCCGGTCACACGCATCACGCCTACAACTGCATCATCGGCGGGAAGATCGTGACCAGCGCTGCCTCCTTCGGGCGCCTGATCACCGACATCGATCTGACCATCGACCGCGCCACCGGCGATGTGATCGCCGCGCACGCGGAGAACGTCATCGTCACCCGTGATCAGGCCGACGTGGTCCTCGACGACTTCGTGAGCGGCTACCAGGAGCTGGTCACGCCCGTTGCCAGCCGGCAGGTGGGAATGATCACCGCCAACCTGACGAGGAATGCCGACTCGGCCGGTCAGACGACGATGGGGTTCGTGGTCGCCGACGCGATGCTGGCGGTGACGCAGGATCCCATGGCCGGTGGCGCCCAGGTGGCCTTCATGAACCCGGGCGGCGTGCGAGCGAACCTGTCGTTCGCTGCGGCTCCGGGGGAACAGACGAACGGGATCGTGACCTTCGGCGAGCTGTTCTTGGTGCAGCCGTTCGGAAACAACCTGGTGGTGGTGACGCTCACGGGCGCGCAGCTCAAGGACCTGCTCGAGCAGCAGTTCATCCACGAGAATGGCTCGCTCGCGCTCAACATCCTGCACCCGTCGCAGGGGTTCTCGTACACGTACAGCATCGGCGCGCCGGAAGGCACTCACGTGAACGCGGCGTCGATGCAGCTCGACGGGGTGCCGATCGTCCCGGCGCAGCCCTACCGGGTGGTCGTGAACAGCTACAACGGGAGCGGGGGAGATGGCTTGACCGTGCTGACGCTGGGTACGGATCGGGTCGGCGGCGTGCTCGACATCGACGCCGTGGAGGCATACTTCGCGTCGCACTCGCCGGTGTCGCCGCCGGCGCTGAACCGGGTGACGCGCGTCCCCTGA
- a CDS encoding synaptic vesicle VAT-1 family membrane protein, whose product MRKIVIPSAGSYDVLRLEEHPDPTPGPGEVQIAVEAAGVNYADCVVRMGLYESAKKYVGWPITPGFEVAGTVAAVGEGVKDLKAGARVLAVTRFGGYASQVVVPRHQVFARPSRLKVEEAAAFPAVHLTAWYALHELVRLRPGMKILIHSAAGGVGSALIQIARLAGCFVVGVVGASHKVEAARQLGADVVIDKRSEPLWETAARHAPDGYDIVLDANGAETLRHSYKHLGPGGRLIVYGFHTMMPRRGGRPDYVKLAVDFVRTPRFSPLDLCNDNKSVLAFNLSYLFPRADLLKEAMDQLLGWVEEGKLTTPPLKTYPLAQVADAHRAIESGTTVGKLVLTV is encoded by the coding sequence GTGCGCAAGATCGTCATCCCCAGCGCTGGCAGCTACGACGTCCTCCGTCTCGAAGAGCACCCCGATCCGACGCCTGGTCCTGGCGAGGTCCAGATCGCCGTCGAAGCTGCGGGCGTGAACTACGCAGACTGCGTCGTCCGCATGGGTCTCTACGAGTCGGCGAAGAAGTACGTCGGCTGGCCCATCACCCCGGGCTTCGAGGTCGCTGGCACGGTCGCCGCGGTGGGCGAGGGCGTGAAGGATCTCAAGGCGGGCGCCCGCGTCCTCGCCGTCACGCGCTTCGGGGGGTACGCGAGCCAGGTCGTCGTTCCCCGGCACCAGGTCTTCGCGCGGCCTTCTCGCCTCAAGGTCGAGGAGGCAGCCGCCTTCCCCGCCGTCCACCTCACCGCGTGGTACGCGCTCCACGAGCTGGTCCGCCTTCGGCCGGGGATGAAGATCCTCATCCACTCCGCTGCGGGGGGTGTGGGGAGCGCGCTCATCCAGATCGCCCGCCTCGCGGGTTGCTTCGTGGTCGGTGTCGTCGGCGCCAGCCACAAGGTGGAAGCGGCACGGCAGCTCGGCGCCGACGTGGTGATCGACAAGCGCAGCGAGCCGCTCTGGGAGACGGCCGCACGCCACGCGCCGGATGGCTACGACATCGTCCTCGACGCGAACGGCGCCGAGACGCTCCGGCACAGCTACAAGCACCTCGGGCCGGGCGGCAGGCTGATCGTCTACGGCTTCCACACCATGATGCCGCGCCGCGGGGGTCGACCCGACTACGTGAAGCTCGCGGTCGATTTCGTGCGCACGCCCCGTTTCAGTCCTCTCGACCTGTGCAACGACAACAAGAGCGTGCTCGCCTTCAACCTGTCGTACCTGTTCCCGCGCGCCGATCTCCTGAAAGAGGCGATGGATCAGCTCCTCGGCTGGGTCGAAGAAGGAAAGCTCACGACGCCGCCTTTGAAGACCTACCCGCTGGCGCAGGTTGCTGACGCGCACCGCGCCATCGAGTCGGGGACGACGGTCGGGAAGCTCGTGCTGACCGTTTGA
- a CDS encoding lipase family alpha/beta hydrolase has product MTRTQVVDRLLGVLNGVVGDHLARTGNGLAIPMQIIRGGSPLPLELLQLEAIVPAPTSRVVVLVHGLTDTEACWDMPGGESYGSFLARDLGYTPFTLRYNTGRHISENGEALDSLLEQLVAAYPAPLDELTLLGHSMGGLVLRSATHAASVRGGSRWLPLARRAIYLGSPHLGAPLERAGNALAWALRKVPDPVSVLLGDLVNLRSSGVKDLRYGYLRQEDWEGADPDALLTNGRHPVPLLPHMRHHLVAGTLSDDPRMQLLFGDALVPVPSATGRARTADRCQPLPQEHVRVMPGMGHLRLTRDLEVYAQIRAWCEREAGWNGGGG; this is encoded by the coding sequence ATGACGAGGACCCAAGTCGTCGATCGGTTGCTCGGGGTGCTCAACGGGGTCGTGGGGGACCACCTGGCGCGAACCGGCAACGGGCTCGCGATCCCCATGCAGATCATTCGCGGTGGCTCGCCCCTGCCGCTCGAACTCCTCCAGCTCGAGGCGATCGTCCCCGCACCCACGTCACGGGTCGTCGTGCTCGTCCATGGCCTGACGGATACGGAGGCTTGCTGGGACATGCCCGGTGGCGAGAGCTACGGCTCCTTCCTCGCGAGGGACCTCGGCTACACGCCCTTCACCCTCCGTTACAACACCGGCCGGCACATCTCCGAGAACGGTGAGGCGCTCGATTCGCTGCTGGAGCAGCTCGTCGCTGCCTATCCGGCGCCGCTCGACGAGCTGACCCTCCTCGGACACAGCATGGGCGGGCTCGTCCTCCGGAGTGCCACCCACGCTGCCAGCGTGCGCGGCGGGAGCCGCTGGTTGCCCCTCGCGCGCCGCGCCATCTACCTCGGATCGCCTCATCTCGGCGCCCCGCTCGAACGAGCAGGAAACGCGCTCGCCTGGGCGCTTCGCAAGGTCCCCGATCCAGTCTCGGTCTTGCTCGGAGATCTCGTGAACCTGCGCAGCAGCGGGGTGAAGGACCTGCGCTACGGCTACCTGCGCCAGGAAGACTGGGAAGGCGCCGACCCCGACGCACTGCTGACCAACGGACGACATCCGGTGCCACTTTTGCCGCACATGCGCCATCACCTCGTCGCCGGGACGCTCTCGGACGACCCGCGCATGCAGCTCCTGTTCGGCGACGCCCTGGTGCCGGTCCCCAGCGCGACGGGGCGGGCCCGGACGGCGGATCGCTGTCAGCCGCTGCCGCAAGAGCACGTGCGCGTCATGCCGGGCATGGGGCACCTGCGGTTGACCCGTGATCTCGAGGTGTACGCGCAGATCCGCGCGTGGTGCGAGAGGGAGGCAGGATGGAACGGTGGAGGGGGCTGA
- a CDS encoding DoxX family protein: MHRVRFERHEGSGFPLRVVFPDGSWLGVNRDHQGLHSGDAHGRITQILEAGRFKAANPRQFARAYRRVFGQSIRAHATTATVPRESSVPLDYVDRGSAGGHGATPAPPRLPANAVEKTLPSASRHADPRVREPSPSRHSDPHVREPSPSRHSESGASGTRGLRPSEPLLQDPFAERPLASPPRTGGIRALFYPDPARTGSLGLLIVRVAAGLVLMPHGIYKALDAAQSLARGLAAKGLPAPLTLAWCATLAELVGGALVALGLLTRPAAVTACITMVVAWSTSHLGDARFIGLGKGAAFEYPLLLSLLFLAIAISGPGRYSLDAMLFDLRPHRNRR; the protein is encoded by the coding sequence ATGCATCGCGTCCGGTTCGAGCGTCATGAAGGGAGCGGCTTCCCGCTCCGCGTGGTCTTCCCCGATGGCTCCTGGCTGGGCGTGAACCGCGACCACCAGGGACTCCACAGCGGAGACGCTCACGGGCGCATCACCCAGATCCTCGAAGCCGGAAGATTCAAAGCCGCGAACCCGCGACAGTTCGCGAGGGCGTACAGACGCGTGTTCGGACAGTCGATCCGGGCTCACGCGACGACGGCCACCGTCCCGAGAGAGAGCAGCGTGCCCCTGGATTACGTCGACAGGGGCTCCGCAGGCGGCCATGGCGCGACCCCAGCGCCACCTCGGCTCCCTGCGAACGCTGTGGAGAAGACGCTCCCCAGCGCGTCACGCCACGCCGATCCGCGCGTGCGAGAGCCCAGCCCATCGCGCCACTCCGATCCGCACGTGCGGGAACCCAGCCCATCGCGCCATTCCGAGTCAGGCGCATCAGGCACCCGCGGGCTGCGTCCCTCCGAGCCGCTCTTGCAGGATCCCTTCGCCGAGCGGCCCCTCGCGTCACCGCCACGGACAGGCGGGATCCGCGCGCTCTTCTACCCCGATCCAGCGCGCACGGGCTCGCTCGGGCTGCTGATCGTCCGTGTCGCCGCAGGCCTCGTGCTGATGCCGCACGGCATTTACAAGGCGCTCGACGCCGCACAGAGCCTCGCTCGCGGGCTCGCCGCCAAGGGCCTCCCTGCGCCGCTCACGCTCGCATGGTGCGCGACGCTGGCCGAGCTGGTGGGAGGAGCGCTGGTGGCCCTCGGCCTGCTCACCCGGCCCGCAGCGGTGACGGCGTGCATCACCATGGTGGTCGCCTGGTCGACTTCTCACCTCGGGGATGCGCGGTTCATCGGCCTGGGGAAGGGCGCGGCGTTCGAGTACCCCCTGCTCTTGTCGCTGCTGTTCCTCGCAATCGCCATCAGTGGCCCAGGGCGGTATTCGCTGGATGCGATGCTCTTCGACCTCAGACCTCACCGAAATCGACGCTGA